In Cellulomonas wangsupingiae, the genomic window TGGTCCGCTGGTACGTCAGCATCGCGAAGGTCGTCGCGCTCAGCACCAGCACGCAGGCCAGCAGCGGTCCGGTGATCAGCTGACCGACCAGGCCGATCAGCGCGATCATGATGGCGAGCAGGCGCAGCACGAGGGCCACGCCGACGATGCGCCCGGCGAAGTCCCGCTCGGGGTGCGCCATCACAGACTGCCCAGGAGCGCCGTGAAGTCGAGGTCGGAACCCAGCACCAGTCCCGTGAGCAGCAGGATCATCGCCGCCGGGACCAGCAGGATCGTGCTCGTCAACGTCACCTTGGGCGCCGTGCGGGCGGCGGCCTGCCGCTGCCGCTGACCGGAGTCGCGGCGCATGTCGATCGCGATCTGGCGCAGCGACTCCGCGAGCGGCGCACCCAGCTCCTGGGACTGCAGCAGCGCGGAGACGAACTGCCCGACCGGCTCGGACGACGAGCGCCGACGCAGGTCGGAGAAGCCCTCGCGCACCGAGGCGCCGTTCGCGATCTGGTGCAGCGTCAGCTGCACCTCGTCCGCGAGCGCCCCCGCGAACTGCTCGGAGACCCGCCACAGCGCCTGGCGGAAGTTGACGCCCGCCATCACGGTCACCGCGAGCACGTCGAGGAAGTCCGGCAGGTCACGGTCCATCTGCTCGCGGCGTACCCGTCGTGCGCGGTCGAGCCTGCCCAGGGGGATGAACACGGGCACGAGCAGCACGAGCAGGGCGAGCAGCACGTAGCCCTGGATCGCGGCGAGCAGCCCGACGGGAATCACCAGGACGAGCCACCACGCGACACGGCCGAGGAACCCGTCGACCGTCATGCCGTCCGGCCGCCCGGCCTCGTCGATACGACGCTGCAGGCTCGCGAGCCGGCGCGCGCCCAGACGCCGCCGGATCGGCGGCACCAGGCGGTCGGCGAGCCGCTGCAGCGGCGACGTGCCCTCGGCGCGACGCCGCTGCTGCCCGCGCAGCAGCTCGAGGTCCTCCACCGCGAGGGTGTCGAGGGCGTCGGTGCGCAGCTGGCGGTACCCCGTCATGAGCAGCACGACGGCGACCGCGCCGACCAGCGGGACCAGCACACCCAGCAGCAGCGCGTTCACCCGTCGAACCTCGTCATCCTGCGGATCGCGACGAACCCGGCGAAGAACAGGCCACCGGCGACGACGAGCGCGGTACGGCCCGCCCAGGACTCGGTCATGGCCTGGACGGTGCCCGGCTGGATCGTGTTGAGCAGGAAGAGGATGGCCACCCCCATGCCGATCACCGCGTACCCGGTGACCGTCGCCTGGGCGAGCGTCGTCTTCACCTCGCGGCGGGTCTCCTTGCGGTCGTCGAGCGTGTCGGCGATGTCGCGCAGCGCCGTCACGAGGGAACCACCGCTGCGCGCCGAGACCAGGAGCGTCGAGACCAGCACGCTGACCTCGCGGGACGGCAGCCGCCCCTCCAGCTCGCGCATCGCGGTCTCCAGGCTGCCGCCGAACCGCAGGCGCGAGGCGACGCGCTGGAGCTCGACACCGGCCGGTGCCTGCAGCTCCTCCGCGGCCACGGCCACGGCCGACGCGATCGACAGACCCGCGCTGGTGGCGTTCGACAGCACCCGCGCGAGTTCCGGCATCTGCGCGATGAACTGCTCGTTGCGGCGGTCGCGCGCGCGGGCGAGCCAGACGCGGACCGCGACGACACCTCCCGCGAGGCCCGCGAGGGCGAAGACCGGCGCGAGGCCGGCCGCCAGGATCCACGCCAGAACCACCCCGACCCCCGCCGCGACGGCGACGACGAGGACCGGGGAGCGGCGCTCCTCGCCGGCCAGCAGCAGCTGCCGCTGCGTCCACGCACCCGCCTTCGTCCGGGCGAACACGCGGTCCCACTGCGCCACCCGGCCCTGCCACGTCGGCACGGGCTCGTCGGCCACGCCGGACAGGATGGTGCGCCGGCGGGTGGACACCGACGTCAGCTCGACGACGCCGGCGACGAAGGCCACGGTGGCGACGAACACGAGGGCCAGGACGAGGACGAGGGTCACGACGTCGCCTCCCACTCGGGGGTCTCCTGCTCCGCGGCCGCGGGCTTCGGGCCCTCCCCGGCGATCCGGAGGCGGTCCACGAGGACCTTGGGCAGCGGGTGGCGGACGAACGCCCCCGGCGTCGCGCCGTCGCCCGGCGCCTCGGGGTCCCAGTGCATGATCGGAGAGATCTGGAAGTCCTCGCGGTGGCGGGACGTCACGTACCCGACCTCCACCACGCGCCGCGTGCCGTCGGAGCCGCGCAGCAGCTGGACGACGATGTCGATCGCGTTGTTGACCTGGTCGCGCAGCGCGTGGAACGGCACCTCGACGTCGCTCATCGACGCGAGCGTCTCCAGGCGGATGAGCGCGTCGACCGACGAGTTGGCGTGCACGGTCGCGAGCGAGCCCTCGTGGCCCGTGTTCATCGCCTGGAGCATGTCCAGGGCCTCGCCACCGCGGACCTCGCCGACGATGATGCGGTCGGGCCGCATGCGCAGCGCGTTGCGCACCAGGTCGCGGATCGTGACCTGGCCGTGCCCCTCGACGTTCGCCGGGCGGGTCTCCAGGCGCACCACGTGCTCCTGCTCCAGCGAGAGCTCCGCGGCGTCCTCGATCGTGATGATCCGCTGCCGGCCCGGGATGAAGGCCGACAGGGCGTTGAGGAACGTGGTCTTGCCGGACGACGTGCCGCCCGAGACCACGATGTTCGCGCGCATGCGGACGCACGCGGCGAGCAGGTCCGCGGTCGGCTGGTCGAGCGTGCCGCGACGCATCAGCTCGTCCAGCCCGTAGGAGCGGGGGAACAGACGGATCGTCACGGTCGGCCCGTTGAGCGCGAGCGGCGGCAGGATCACGTGGACGCGCGCGCCGCGCGGCATGCGGTCGTCGGCGGGCAGACGTGCGTCCACCATGGGGCTCGACTCGTCGACGCGCCGGTTGACGGTCGAGACGATGCGGTCGATCGTCTGCCGCAGCTGCTCCTCGTTCGCGAACGAGGTGGTGGCGCGCTCGATCCGGCCGAACCGCTCGACGTAGATCGTGTCGTGCCCGTTGATCATGATCTCGGAGATGCTGTCGTCCGCGATCAGCGGCTCGAGGACTCCGAGCCCGATGGACTCGTCGACCACGCGCCGGATCAGCGAGTTGCGCTCGCGGGTCGACAGGATGACGCCCTCGGTCGACACGAGGTGGGCGACGACGCGCTCGAGCCGCACGCGGCGCTGGCCCGCGTCGAGCCGGCCCAGCTCGTGGAGGTCCACCTCGTCGAGGAGCTGGCGCTTGAACTGCGTCACCAGCTGCTCGTCCACGTCGTTGCGGACCGCGGCCATCGACCCGTTCGACGGCGCCTCGAGCCCCGCGGGACGGCCCCAGTCCGCGAATCCCTCGCTCATCGTCCCGTCCTCGGCATGGCGACCTGGCGCCCGACGTCCATCGTGAAGATGGGACCGTCGACGGTGACCTCGACCCGCACGGTGTCGCTCGCGGGGTACTCGATCCGGTAGGTGGAGTCACCCGGCACGGACCGGGCGACGGCCAGCGGCACGGACCTGCCCAGGCTCAGTGCCCGGGCACCGTCGCGCGCCGCCTGGTGCGCCACGTGGATCCCGATCATGAACGAGATCATCTGCACGATGGCGAACAGGACGACGCCCATCACGATCACCGCGCCGACGACCTCGATGGCCGCCGACCCCCGGTCGTCGTCGCGTGCGGACGGTCGCCGGACGGACGCCTGCAGCAGCCTCACGGCTCCACCACCACCTGTCGGTCGATCGTCATCTCCCACGGCGTGCTGCGCAGGCCGGGGGCCAGCAGCGGGACGTTGGCCGTCACCTGGACCCGGCCCGTCGTGACGTCGCTCTCCACGCGCACCGTGTCGCGCATCGTGTCCGGCACCCGGTCGCGGGCCGCGTCCAGCACCCTCGTCGGGTTCTCGCGCAGCGCCGTGGCGTCCGCCGCGGCGGACGCGGCGTAGCCGGTCCACACGAAGGTCAGCCCCGCGACGACCAGCTGCAGGAGCCCCATCGCCATGAGCAGGACCCACGGCAGCACGGAGATGAACTCCATGGCCACGGCGCCCTCGTCGTCGTCGCCACGCCGGCGCCGCGCACGCGACCTGCGCGCGGGCTCCTCGCCCTCGCCGGCCTCGGACGTCTCGCGTCGGCCGACGCCGAGGGTCTTGCCGATCCCCCGCAGGGCCTGCCACCACTGCGCGTCGGTCATGTACTCCGGCGACCGCGAGTTCGTCGACTGCTCGAGCCGACGCCCCTGGTCCGCGATCGCCACGTCCAGCACCGGCGAGGGCGAGAGCCGCTGGACCGTGTCCGGCTGGATCTCGTCGGCACGGGCGTGCTTGTTGAGCACGACGTGCACCGCGTCGGGCTTGCGGACGGCGAGCTGCTCCCACCAGCCCACGTTGCGGCGCAGCCCGCGGATGCTGACGAGGTCGGGGGTGGTGATGACCACCACCTCGTCCGCGATCTCGACGACCGCCGCCTGCACCGGCGTCACGCGCGCGCCGACGTCGACGACGACGAGGTCGTACTGCTGGCGGACGAGGCCGACGATCTGGCGGATGGCCTGCGGCGTCACGAAGCCCGCGTCACGGACGTCCTCCGGCGGCAGCAGCAGGTGGATGCCGGACTCGTGCTCGTACACCGCGTCCGCGACGGTCCGCAGCGACAGGTCGTCGGCGACCTTGGCGAGGTCCGCGACGGACGTCCGGTGCCGCGCCTCGAGGACGGAGCTGACGTCGCCCTTCTCCAGGTCCAGGTCGACGAGCAGCACCTTGCGGTCCGGCAGCTCGCGCCGCACGTCCCAGGCCAGGTGGGTCGCGACCGTCGTCACGCCGACCCCGCCCTTGGCGCCGGACAGCGCGAGGACGAGCGCCCGGTGCCCTCCCGCGCTGTCCGACCGGTCGACGAGGAACTCCCGCAGGCGGGCCGACCAGTCGAGGGCGTTGGAGACGCGCTGCTGCACCTCGGCGAAGCTGAACGGGTACGACAGGACACCGCGCGCACCGGCGTCCATGGCCTGCGCCAGGACCTCGGGGTCGGCCTCCCCCGCCACGACGAGCGACACGCTCGCCGGACGGCGCAGCGTGAGCTCACGCACCACCTGGTGCATCGGCTCGGGCCCGAGCCGGTCGTGCACCAGGACGATGTTCGGCTCCCGCTCCACGACGCGGGCCACGAGCTCCGTCGTGCTCTCGGCGACCGCGAGGACCTCCAGGTCCCCGACCTCCGACAGCTGCGAGCGCAGGTCGTACGCGAGCGACTGGTCCGCGCACCCGATGATGACGGTCCCGGCCATCAGCCGACGCTCCCCTCGGCCACGGCCTGCCCGCCGAGGTCCTCGGCGTCGAAGTCGTCCTGCTCGTCCGTGCGGTCCTCGCCCGTGCCGGTCGGCAGACCGACGAGACGGACCTCCTCGGCGAACGCGGCGGCGTACGTCACGGCCAGCGCGTCGTTGGGCTCGAGCGCCAGGGTCACCGGCACCACGGCGGCCTCACCGGTCGGGCTGTCCTCGTCGAAGCGGACCTGGCTGCCGCGCACGGACACGACCCGCACGTTCTTCACCAGGACCCGCACCTGCTTCGGGAGCCCGGGCACGTCGGAGAAGACCGCGTAGATGTCGACGTAGTCCCCGGGACGCACACGGTCGGCGATGCCGGTGATCTGGTTCACCTGGATCGCGATCTCGCGCTCGGTCTCGGACAGGTCGGACGGCGGCACGAGCATGTCCTCGGACAGCAGCGTGCCGGCCCCGACGTTGAACCCGATGCGACGGCCGAGCAGGTCCTCGGCCTCGACGCGCGCGGTGTCCGACAGCCACCGGGCCGGCACCTCGTCGGTCTCGATCGACGACTCGTCGAGGATCGCGTACGCCGGCAGGTCGTCGGCGGCGCGGTACACCGTGACGACGGAGCCGACCTGGCTCTGCACGTTGCCGACGTAGCTGGCGATGACGAAGAAGACGACGACGGCGAGGACGGCGGACAGCAGGATGAACAGGACGCCTCGACGCTGGCGGGGGTTCACGCAAGGACTCCTTGGGGATCGACGACCGCGGGCCGTACGTGGCAGAAGGGGCAGGTGTCGGAGAACAGGAGGGCGTCGCACACCGAGCAGCGACCCCGGGCGGGGGGCAGCTCCATGCGCTGCTCGAGGGGCAGCGCGACGAGCTCGACCGCCGTGTCGACGCCCACGCGCCCGCGCACGTCCAGCGCGAGAGCGGGCAGGTCGACCGTGCTGGCGGCACCGGCGGTCGTCAGCACGTCGGGCAGCGCGGCGGCCGGGATCCGGCCGATGCCCGCGCCGTACACGTCGCCGCGCCGCAGCTCCGGCTCGGCCGCCGACGCGCGCCCCACGAGCCGCGCCTCCGGCAGCGGGCCGGAGAACGTCACGACGAACCCGTCGCCCCCGGGGAGCCACGACCGCAGGTGCTGCCCGACGGCGACCTCGGGGTGCTCCAGCCGCGCGACGCTCGGCGTCCAGGCGCCGCTCCACGTCTCGGCGATCAGGCGGTCGGCGATGACCACCGCGATGCCCGCGTCCACGCCGGCGGCGGCGATCTGGTTGGCCATCAGGAGGATCGCGGCGGGCCCGTGGTGCGTTGCGCGCCACGCGACGTGGCAGCCCCTGTCCGAGGCGAGGGCGGCATGCTGACGCACGAGGGGCTCATGGCGCTTTTCACCCAGCAGAAGGATGTGCGGTGCACGCCCGTCGAGCCGTTCGACCAGTGCGGGGAGGTCGCCCGGGGGGACGAGCAGCAGGGAGTCGCTCTCGAGCAGCTCCCGCGCGTCGGGGGTGGGCGGCACGAGCGCCGACACGACGATGCGATGCATGGATACCGTGCTCTCCTCGGTGCCGTGGCCTGCGTGGGCACAGTGGCGGCCTCCGGGCACCGCGAGGTGTGCGGTACACGGGGGGAACGTGGGGACGTGCGGCCCGGCGTGTGACGTGGGGAGCACCGGACGTCCGGATGATAGTGGGAGGCCTGTGATGAGCAGCAGGAATGCTCGGCTGATCGTGGACGGCAGGGACGTGGCGCAGGTCGTCGTCGCGGACACCTGGGCCCGGCGCGCCCGCGGCATGCTCGCGCGCAGGTCCCCGCCGGAGGCGATGTGGTTCGTGGGCGAGAGCGGCGTGCACGGTGTCGGGATGACCCGGTCGCTGGACGTCGCGCTCCTGGACCGCGAAGGGCGGGTGCTGGCCACGACCGTGCTGCGCCCGTTCGGCATGACACGTCCGCGGCGCGGCGTGGCGGACGTGCTGGAGGCCGCGCGCGGCAGCTTCGACGCCTGGGGCCTGGCCGTCGGGAGCGCGCTGGCGCGCCGTGGCGACGGCGTGGCGCAGGCAGACGGCTTCCGAGGCATGCTCACATGATCGACACCCGGGGCAGCGGGACGTAGGGCCCACGGACCGATTCACCTGCCGGCGGTGGGCCCGGCGACCCACCGCGGCGGGTCGGTGCGTCCGGCTCGCCCGACCTGTCCGGAGACCCTCGCCCCGACGGACCGCGGGGGGCCCGCCGCATCGCGTCGTGCGCCGCGATAACCCCTTCGGGGATGTCGGCACCGGCACGTAACGTTGCCCGACGTGCGCTCCCTCCCCCTTGCCGACCCCGGCACCCCGCCGCTGCGTGGGCCCGCCGCCTACCTGTGGTGGACGGCCCGGCGCCAGTGGGGCATCCTCCTGGCCGCCGTCGCGTGCGGCGTCGTGCAGTTCGCCTGCCAGGCGTTCCTCCCCTTCCTCACGGGACGGGCGATCGACGGCGGGCTCGAGCACGGCTTCGGCCCGGACCTGCTCCGCGCCGCCGGCGCGCTGCTGAGCCTCGGCGTCCTGAGCGCGGCCGCCTCGGCGGTGGGCCACCGGTTCGACGTCGCGAACTGGCTGCGCGCCGCGTTCACGACGTCACAGCTGGTGGGACGCACCACGGCACGCTCCGGGCACGCCGTCACGGCCGAGCTCCCGACCGGCGAGGTCGTGTCCGCCGTGGCGAACGACGCCCTGCGCGTCGGCGACCTGTTCGCCGTCACCGCGCGGTTCATCGGGTCGCTGACGGCGTACGCGGCCGTCGCGGTGCTGATGCTCCAGGTCTCGGTCCCGCTGGGCCTCGTCGTCCTGCTCGGCCTGCCCACGGTCGCGGCGACGCTCGGCCTGCTGGTCAAGCCCCTGCAGCGACGCCAGTCGGCACAGCGGGAGGCGTCGGGCCGGCTGACCACGCTGGGGTCCGACACCGTCTCGGGGCTGCGCGTGCTGCGCGGCATCGGTGGGGAGTCGGTGTTCACGGGTCGCTACCGCCGGCAGTCCCAGCTCGTGCGCGAGCGCGGGGAGAACGTCGCGGTCACGCAGTCCTGGCTCGACGCGCTGCAGGTGCTCCTGCCCGGCCTGTTCGTCACCGCGCTGGTGTGGATGGGTGCGCACATGGCGCTGGACGGCACGATCACGCCCGGGCAGCTCGTCACGACCTACGGGTACGCGGCCTTCCTGGGGTGGCCCGTGCAGAACGCGACCGAGTTCCTCCAGTCCACCACCCGCGCCGTCGTGGCGACGCGCAAGGTGCTCGCCGTGCTGCGCGTCGTGCCGGCCGCGGGGGCCACGCCGGGCGCGGCCGCCATGCCACCCGCCGGGTCGCCCCTCGTCGACGAGGCCAGCGGTGTCACGCTCGAGCAGGGCCGCGTCGTCGCGCTCGTGTCGGCGGACCCCGACGAGTCGGCCGCCATCGCCACCCGGCTCGGACGGTTCGACGACGACGCGGAGGCCGGTACGCCGGTGCTGCTCGGGGGCGTGCCGCTGCGCGACCTGCCCCTGGCCGACGTCCGGCGCCGCATCGTCGTCGCCGAGGCGATGCCGCAGCTGTTCTCCGGCAGCCTGGCCGCCGGCCTCGACGTGCGCGGCGGTGCCGCCCGCGAGGACCTCCTCGCGGCCATCGGCCTCGCCGACGCGCAGGACGTGCTCGACTCCGTGCCCGACGGCCTGGACGGGGAGCTGCCGGAGAAGGGCCGGTCCCTGTCCGGCGGCCAGCGCCAGCGCGTGGCGCTCGCCCGGGCACTGGTCACGGAGGCCGAGATCCTCGTGCTCGTCGAGCCCACGAGCGCGGTCGACGCGCACACCGAGGCGCGGATCGCCGCTCGCCTGTCGGACGCGCGCCGCGGCCGGACGACGCTCGTGGTCACCGCGAGCCCGCTGGTGCTCGACCACGTCGACGAGGTGCAGCTCGTCGCCGACGGCCGGCTCGTCGCCCGCGGCACCCACGCCGGGCTGCTCGACGGCGTCGCGGGGCGCGAGGTCGCCGCCAGCTACCGCCGCGTCGTCGGCCGGCGCATGGACGACGACGCACCCGTCGAGGAGTCGTTCGACGACGCGGGACGTCCCGACCTCGCACCGTACGACCTGTCCCCCGTCGACCAGTCCACCGGAGGTGCCGCGTGAAGCTCCCCATCGCGGACGCGGCGACCGTGCGCGCCTACGCCGCCGAGCTGCTGGGCCGGCACCGCCGCCGCCTGGGGGGCCTCGCGGCGCTGCACACGCTGGCGGCCGT contains:
- a CDS encoding type II secretion system F family protein — encoded protein: MNALLLGVLVPLVGAVAVVLLMTGYRQLRTDALDTLAVEDLELLRGQQRRRAEGTSPLQRLADRLVPPIRRRLGARRLASLQRRIDEAGRPDGMTVDGFLGRVAWWLVLVIPVGLLAAIQGYVLLALLVLLVPVFIPLGRLDRARRVRREQMDRDLPDFLDVLAVTVMAGVNFRQALWRVSEQFAGALADEVQLTLHQIANGASVREGFSDLRRRSSSEPVGQFVSALLQSQELGAPLAESLRQIAIDMRRDSGQRQRQAAARTAPKVTLTSTILLVPAAMILLLTGLVLGSDLDFTALLGSL
- a CDS encoding type II secretion system F family protein is translated as MTLVLVLALVFVATVAFVAGVVELTSVSTRRRTILSGVADEPVPTWQGRVAQWDRVFARTKAGAWTQRQLLLAGEERRSPVLVVAVAAGVGVVLAWILAAGLAPVFALAGLAGGVVAVRVWLARARDRRNEQFIAQMPELARVLSNATSAGLSIASAVAVAAEELQAPAGVELQRVASRLRFGGSLETAMRELEGRLPSREVSVLVSTLLVSARSGGSLVTALRDIADTLDDRKETRREVKTTLAQATVTGYAVIGMGVAILFLLNTIQPGTVQAMTESWAGRTALVVAGGLFFAGFVAIRRMTRFDG
- a CDS encoding CpaF family protein encodes the protein MSEGFADWGRPAGLEAPSNGSMAAVRNDVDEQLVTQFKRQLLDEVDLHELGRLDAGQRRVRLERVVAHLVSTEGVILSTRERNSLIRRVVDESIGLGVLEPLIADDSISEIMINGHDTIYVERFGRIERATTSFANEEQLRQTIDRIVSTVNRRVDESSPMVDARLPADDRMPRGARVHVILPPLALNGPTVTIRLFPRSYGLDELMRRGTLDQPTADLLAACVRMRANIVVSGGTSSGKTTFLNALSAFIPGRQRIITIEDAAELSLEQEHVVRLETRPANVEGHGQVTIRDLVRNALRMRPDRIIVGEVRGGEALDMLQAMNTGHEGSLATVHANSSVDALIRLETLASMSDVEVPFHALRDQVNNAIDIVVQLLRGSDGTRRVVEVGYVTSRHREDFQISPIMHWDPEAPGDGATPGAFVRHPLPKVLVDRLRIAGEGPKPAAAEQETPEWEATS
- a CDS encoding TadE/TadG family type IV pilus assembly protein, whose translation is MRLLQASVRRPSARDDDRGSAAIEVVGAVIVMGVVLFAIVQMISFMIGIHVAHQAARDGARALSLGRSVPLAVARSVPGDSTYRIEYPASDTVRVEVTVDGPIFTMDVGRQVAMPRTGR
- a CDS encoding AAA family ATPase; protein product: MAGTVIIGCADQSLAYDLRSQLSEVGDLEVLAVAESTTELVARVVEREPNIVLVHDRLGPEPMHQVVRELTLRRPASVSLVVAGEADPEVLAQAMDAGARGVLSYPFSFAEVQQRVSNALDWSARLREFLVDRSDSAGGHRALVLALSGAKGGVGVTTVATHLAWDVRRELPDRKVLLVDLDLEKGDVSSVLEARHRTSVADLAKVADDLSLRTVADAVYEHESGIHLLLPPEDVRDAGFVTPQAIRQIVGLVRQQYDLVVVDVGARVTPVQAAVVEIADEVVVITTPDLVSIRGLRRNVGWWEQLAVRKPDAVHVVLNKHARADEIQPDTVQRLSPSPVLDVAIADQGRRLEQSTNSRSPEYMTDAQWWQALRGIGKTLGVGRRETSEAGEGEEPARRSRARRRRGDDDEGAVAMEFISVLPWVLLMAMGLLQLVVAGLTFVWTGYAASAAADATALRENPTRVLDAARDRVPDTMRDTVRVESDVTTGRVQVTANVPLLAPGLRSTPWEMTIDRQVVVEP
- the cpaB gene encoding Flp pilus assembly protein CpaB; the protein is MNPRQRRGVLFILLSAVLAVVVFFVIASYVGNVQSQVGSVVTVYRAADDLPAYAILDESSIETDEVPARWLSDTARVEAEDLLGRRIGFNVGAGTLLSEDMLVPPSDLSETEREIAIQVNQITGIADRVRPGDYVDIYAVFSDVPGLPKQVRVLVKNVRVVSVRGSQVRFDEDSPTGEAAVVPVTLALEPNDALAVTYAAAFAEEVRLVGLPTGTGEDRTDEQDDFDAEDLGGQAVAEGSVG
- a CDS encoding DUF192 domain-containing protein, coding for MSSRNARLIVDGRDVAQVVVADTWARRARGMLARRSPPEAMWFVGESGVHGVGMTRSLDVALLDREGRVLATTVLRPFGMTRPRRGVADVLEAARGSFDAWGLAVGSALARRGDGVAQADGFRGMLT
- a CDS encoding ABC transporter ATP-binding protein, which encodes MRSLPLADPGTPPLRGPAAYLWWTARRQWGILLAAVACGVVQFACQAFLPFLTGRAIDGGLEHGFGPDLLRAAGALLSLGVLSAAASAVGHRFDVANWLRAAFTTSQLVGRTTARSGHAVTAELPTGEVVSAVANDALRVGDLFAVTARFIGSLTAYAAVAVLMLQVSVPLGLVVLLGLPTVAATLGLLVKPLQRRQSAQREASGRLTTLGSDTVSGLRVLRGIGGESVFTGRYRRQSQLVRERGENVAVTQSWLDALQVLLPGLFVTALVWMGAHMALDGTITPGQLVTTYGYAAFLGWPVQNATEFLQSTTRAVVATRKVLAVLRVVPAAGATPGAAAMPPAGSPLVDEASGVTLEQGRVVALVSADPDESAAIATRLGRFDDDAEAGTPVLLGGVPLRDLPLADVRRRIVVAEAMPQLFSGSLAAGLDVRGGAAREDLLAAIGLADAQDVLDSVPDGLDGELPEKGRSLSGGQRQRVALARALVTEAEILVLVEPTSAVDAHTEARIAARLSDARRGRTTLVVTASPLVLDHVDEVQLVADGRLVARGTHAGLLDGVAGREVAASYRRVVGRRMDDDAPVEESFDDAGRPDLAPYDLSPVDQSTGGAA